A window of the Radiobacillus deserti genome harbors these coding sequences:
- the deoB gene encoding phosphopentomutase, which translates to MSFKRIFIIVMDSVGIGEAPDAADFGDLGADTLGHIAEHMQGLKMPNMAKLGLSNIREIKGVPKADKPAAFYTKMQEASNGKDTMTGHWEIMGLHIEQPFRTFPDGFPNELLQELEEKTGRKIIGNKPASGTEIIKELGKEHMESGALIVYTSADSVLQIAAHEEIIPIEEQYRICEIARELTLDEKYMVGRVIARPFVGEPGAFERTSNRHDYALKPFGRTTMNELKDAGLDVIAIGKISDIYDGEGVTKSIRTKDNDDGMVQIVQTTKDDFQGISFLNLVDFDAKYGHRRDPQGYGEALETYDTQLPELLENLNEEDLLIITADHGNDPVHHGTDHTREYVPLLVYSKAFESGKELPIRQTFADIAATVAENFNIQAPEHGKSFLKELK; encoded by the coding sequence ATGTCTTTTAAACGAATATTCATTATTGTAATGGATTCAGTTGGAATCGGAGAGGCTCCGGATGCCGCAGATTTTGGAGATTTAGGAGCTGATACACTTGGACATATCGCAGAGCATATGCAAGGCTTAAAGATGCCGAACATGGCAAAGCTTGGGCTTAGTAATATCCGAGAAATTAAAGGAGTTCCTAAAGCGGATAAACCTGCCGCTTTTTATACCAAAATGCAAGAAGCCTCAAATGGAAAAGATACGATGACAGGTCATTGGGAGATTATGGGGTTACACATTGAACAACCATTCCGTACATTCCCAGATGGATTCCCAAATGAGCTTCTCCAAGAGTTGGAAGAAAAAACTGGACGTAAAATTATCGGTAACAAACCCGCGTCTGGAACCGAGATTATTAAAGAATTAGGAAAAGAACATATGGAATCAGGGGCTTTAATCGTGTACACCTCCGCTGATTCTGTTTTACAAATCGCAGCCCATGAGGAGATTATTCCGATTGAAGAGCAGTATAGAATTTGTGAGATTGCCCGTGAATTAACACTTGATGAAAAATATATGGTGGGGCGTGTTATTGCTAGACCATTTGTAGGAGAACCTGGCGCTTTTGAGAGAACATCAAACCGCCACGACTATGCTTTAAAACCATTTGGACGTACAACAATGAACGAACTAAAAGATGCCGGATTAGATGTAATCGCTATCGGGAAAATTTCTGATATATACGATGGAGAAGGAGTAACAAAATCGATTCGCACAAAAGACAACGATGATGGAATGGTACAAATCGTTCAAACAACAAAAGATGATTTTCAAGGGATTAGCTTTTTAAATTTAGTAGATTTTGATGCAAAATATGGGCATAGACGAGATCCTCAGGGCTATGGGGAAGCATTGGAAACCTATGATACTCAACTACCAGAATTGCTTGAAAATTTAAATGAAGAGGATTTGTTAATCATCACTGCAGATCATGGGAACGACCCTGTCCATCATGGGACAGATCATACACGAGAATACGTCCCATTGCTTGTCTATTCGAAAGCATTTGAAAGCGGTAAGGAGCTACCTATTCGTCAAACCTTTGCCGATATTGCTGCTACTGTCGCAGAAAACTTTAACATACAAGCACCAGAACATGGAAAAAGCTTTTTGAAAGAATTGAAATAG